The DNA window CCAAGTTTACCGATGTAGCTGGAGCAATGCAAGTGAAATGCGGGAAATTATGACAGGTGCAACTAAGGAAAGAGTCTTATGCGCCAGAAACAGTCTAGAACTAGTGTTTAGGATTGTGTTATTGAGTTTGTAGTAGGATTATTATAGAGTTGTAATAATCCTAGGTTTGGCTTAGGTGTGCGCAGTGAGGCTTGTATCAAGAAGAGAGTTTATCTTCTTGTAGATTTGTTGGTGAACAGTTAGAGTCAAATGTTGAATTGAGGTACTAGAGTTAGTCCCTTAGATTATAGAGTTGTAATATGAAATCGCTCGTTGAAGTTAGTAAAGTTGCTAAGATCCTACTCTCCGTAGGTCGTGGTgcttactcccttgagcaaggaggtttttTCACGGTAAATCTCATGTTATTTACCTTTCTATTCGCGTGAGTCCTAAGGAACCTGATTCCTTAAGTCAAGTAGTTGGTACTATTTTCTTTCAGTTTTCTTTGATTTCTCAAGGAAACAAGCATGTTAAAAAACAATTGGCAAGAGTTTAGAAAAAATAGTCTTGGCTATTGTCGTTTACCGATTCCCCCCATTCCCAAGATCCACACAATCCGAACATCATCAATTTCAATCTGTAGTAGGGATTCTGCTTTCTCTAACTGAGTAGCTATTCCCACAACTTTGTGCAAATAAGATAGTGAAGTCGTGCATTTGAacaaaattttatcaaaaatatgcTCAATACAGTCTGATTCaatcctacaaaaaaaaattctaatatatacaatttaaaAAGTCAAGAATAAGAACTAAGAAGTAGTATTTCACATTGTGGAAACCACAATTATGATAAAAAGGACTATGCACATAAATCAAACTATTTTCAgaaaattaagttatttaagATTCTGTTTGACTCATTTTTGAGGTAGAGAATCTTTGTTCGATAAAGTAGTATATAATAATGTGTAGATTGTCTTAAAAACTATTCCGTTCGTCTAACTCACAATACATATCCTTTCTGATTTGTGGCAGCAGTTAGGGCAATCCTCCATACTTGCACCTTCTGCGTGCATCCTATCAGGCCATCACCATCATCCTTacaatttttttggcaaatgCTTCTGCAAAGCTCCCCTTTGGTTTCAAACATCTGTTGCATCAACATCATAGAAGACCGGTAAGACTATTTATCCATTTTCGTCCTTTTGGCATTCCATGTGTTCACTAGTTCATACAAGCACCACTTCGATGTGGCATAATTCTTTGAGAAAATGGCAAGGGCAACTTGAGAGTCTCAATAGCTTTCAAGAGTTCTTCTGGGATCAAATCATCATGCTCTAGCCTTTTATCATCTCGAAAGGTGATTATTCCCCTCCTTGTAAAAAGTTCATACAAGTAGCCCATAATTGTTGTATGAGTATCTTCATCTCTAAAACTTAAGAGGAGATTGTACTTCCATCGAGGACAGTATTGTGAATTACTCACAAAAGTTGATGCCATGAATTCAGTTAAGTTGTTGAAATTTGGAACAAAATTCAATGAAGATGGGGTCTACtgtattgaattgaattattgCAATTGGGCCTAGTCATTGAATATTATTCATtcacaaatatgaaatttctgTAAAACTTCTTAATACTCTTTGAACCAAAGTTTGGGACAGTTTAGCTGGTATTTTCCATTTAACATTATTCATAATTATTAGGAAATTTTTGTTTGAACTGTATTAGAAGATCCACAAACAAATATGTGCTACAAAGAGACGAAGCTGGAGAGAAAAAGTACCCACTAATTTCTTTATCATCGACAACACGTTGATAAACAAGCAATCAAAAACAGTGGTAACCATATATGAGAAGAGTTTaagtaattaaaattattaaaagagaGATCAATTAATGCAGCTGAAGAGACTGACCACTCTCCCAAGAATATTAGAATGTTTCGTAGAAGAGGAGCAATTCGCGTCAAGCTCAGGATCATCTTTATACAACAAACGTAATCCATACTTGTTCATTTCTCCAGAGAAACATAACGTAATAAGCCCATAGTCATTTGGTGTTTTCCCATTTGCCTTACATGTATCCCATAAGCCAGCAAAAGGtaccaagaaaaaataaatcttagaATTCCAATCTGAATGGTTGGATAAGGCAAGCTTCCAGGTGATACCCGAGGTCccatcatcacataaggaaaTCAAGTGAGCTGTCATGTCAATTAATTCACCACTGTAACATAGAGCAAATCCCAACAAGTTATCACGAACGTACCAGTTTTCAGGCAAATTGACTGATATGCTTTCATCAAATCCTCGATGGTGGAACCAACTAGGGATATTCTCCTCCCAACTAACGAACGCTCTTAATGACAAGAAATCTAAAGCAGAGATGTCATGCTACTGCAATGATGAGATATTCTGAAACAACGAATTACAGATTGAATCATTGCTCCAATATGCATCTATTTTATCTAACTGCTCCGGAAATTCTGGCAACTGTGTAAGCCTCTTGAAATATGATAAGTACAATGCTCCAGAATAACAGCTCTCAAGAATTTGCATGATATAATCTTTATCTTTGCCTCGAAAGAAGCATGATATATCCAGAAATATATCTTGTTGTATGATATTCAATCTATCATAGCTAATTCTAAGCTTTTCAACAATTTCTAAATTacagttattttttatttcctcGATAGCACTTCTCCACTCAGTTATGTCCCTCTTATGTAATAAAGAACCCCACACTTTCAAGGCTAAAGGAAGGCCTCTAGCATGATGTACAACCTCCATTGAGAGCTTCTCAAAACATTTGTTTGGAACTTCTTCTTTGATGAAAGCATATTGATTGAACAATTTAATAGCTTGATGGTCCGCTAGTGTAGTCATTTCATATACTACATCATTCGTCTCAATCAAATGCTTATCTCTAGTTGTTACAATAATTCTACTCCCATCACTATACCAATCAAGATTTCCTACTAGGTAATCCAAATGGTCTCTGTGATCTATGTCATCAAGCACAACTAAAACCTTCATAAAACGAAGTCTACGAGCTATCATGTGCTTTCCGTCCTCCTTATTATTCACataattatcttttttcctTAATAGTTCTGAGAGAAGGATATTTTGCAAAGAATGCATTCCacatttgttttctttaataTCCGCAATGAAACTAGCATCTGCAAATTGACACGAGAGTGTGTCAAAAATTGCCCTTGCTACTGTCTTTTTACCAATTCCCCCCATGCCCCAGATCCCCACAATTCGAACATCATTGATTCCAAGCTTTAGTTGGGATTTTACTTCCTCTAAGTGAGTATCTATTCCCACAATATTTTGCAAATAAGATACTGAAGTCTTGCATAATTTGGACGAAATTTGGTTAACAATTTGTTGAATGTTCTCTGATTCAACCCTACATAAATAAGAACATTAATTGTGGATGAGCATAATAAAGTAATGTATTATAAGTATTTCATACTATTAGTGCTGAGAAATACTTTTCATGTGGGGGAGCTGGTTTAATAAATAAGCACCATCAGATGTTTGAGTTGAAGTgctaaaattgaaaataaagtgattatctattaaattttaaaaaaaagtatctacaaacatttttttcataaaaaaatgacttaaataagCATTTTTAACGTCTAAACTACACATTATTTTTAACTCAACCTGTTGAATATTGATCAAATGTAATTAGAAGTTCCTATTTAGTTGGCAGAGTAACACGTTTGTTAGGAGTCCTAGTTGAGTCAAAGCATATCTCCTGTTAGTTGCTAATATTTAGCTTAGTGGATAAGGTTGTGGTTAAGTTAGTGGGTCATGTTTCTCTTAGGTGGTTGAGTCTTAATTCCTATTTAAAGTGTCCTATGTATTTTCGTTATTAACATTAGAAATATAACATGAAAGTTCTCTACAACTCTTCTTCTATCTTCTTATACgttgtttcttctttctttattctcCAACAAAATTGGTATCAAGAGCCAGGTTAGGTCAAACTGAGAGCAAATCAGTAGCAAGAAGAAAGTGACAATTGAGAACAAAGAATGGCTACCAATGGAGCATCTACCACATCTCAACAACTAATTCCTATCTTTAATGGGGACAAATACGAATTTTGGAGCATAAAGATAAAGACTTTGTTCAAGTCTCAAGAATTGTGGGATTTGGTGGAGAAGGGCTATGCTGAGGAAGATGTAGCACAAAGATTGCGGGAGAACAAAAAGAAGGACTCCAAGGCTCTGTTTTACATTCAGCAAGCGATGCATGACTCAATTTTTTCCAGAATTATTGTTGCAGAAACCTCAAAGCAGGTATGGGATATTCTAAAAAAAGAATTCCACGGCTCGACAAAGGTAATGACTGTTAAACTCCAATCACTCCGACgtgattttgaaaattcatcCATGAAAAGTAGTGAATCTGTGCAAGGCTACTTATCTCGGGTGAGTGCAATTGTTAATCATATGAAGGCATACGGTGACAAAATTACTGATGAAACTATAGTTTCTAAAGTTTTGAGAAGTCTTAATAAANNNNNNNNNNNNNNNNNNNNNNNNNNNNNNCTCAGGATCATCTTTATACAACAAACGTAATCCATATTTGTTCATTTCTCCAGAGAAACATAACGTAATAAGCCCATAGTCATTTGGTGTTTTCCCATTTGCCTTACATGTATCCCATAAGCCAGCAAAAGGtaccaagaaaaaataaatcttagaATTCCAATCTGAATGGTTGGATAAGGCAAGCTTCCAGGTGATACCCGAGGTCCCATATCACATAAGGAAATCAACTGAGCTGTCATGTCAATTAATTCACCACTGTAACATACAGCAAATCCCAAGAAGTTATCACGAACGTACCAGTTTTCAGGCAAATTGACTGATACGCTTTTATCAAATCCTCGATGGTGGAACCAACTAGGGATATTCTCCTCCCAACTAACGAACGCTCTTAATGACAAGGAATCTGAAGCAGAGATGTCATGCTGCTGCAATGATGAGATATTCTGAAACAATGAATTACAGATTGAATCATTGCTCCAATATGCATCTATTTTATCTAACTGCTCCGGAAATTCTGGCAACTGTGTAAGCCTCTTGCAATATGATAAGTACAAGGCTTCAAGAGCACCAAGTTGGGCTATGCTTCCAGGCAAATGCTCAAAATTGTTTTTACTGAGATCCAACTTTTTCAAAGACGATAAGCATCCAATGTCTTCTGGAAGTCCTCCATCAATTAAATTGCATGAACTGAGATTCAGAATTTCCAATGAGCGTAACCCTTCATTCACCTGAGGGAACACAAAGTACACTCCATCTTCTAAACATTGTCCTgcaaaattcaagaatttaagCTTGTTCAAGCGGACGATGGAAGATGGAGGTTTTGAAATTCTAGTGCAGCTCGCATCAAGATTCACCAAGTTCTCTAAATCACCAATCTCTTCTGGCAAGCTTTCAAGTTTTAAGCACCATGACACATCTAGCTTCACCAAACCTTTCAACATGCCAATGCTGCTCGGAAGAGCTATAAGTTTTTTCATGCCCGCCAAATCTAGCTCCGTAAAAGGAGCTTCAAGGTTTTTCATGCCTAGCAAATGTTTCTTGGTAATATGAGTTAGATACTGAATAGATGAGGGTAGTTCCCTTATACCAGTGCCTTCTACCTTAATCTCTAACTCCAACTTCATTCTCCCAAAGAAATTTGGaaatttatctaattttaaGCAGCCCTCTAGATCCAGATGTTCAAGAGACTCCACATTAACACATGGAAACCTCTCAAGGCTTTTACAACGATACAAACTTAACTTATTGAGTTTTTTGCAATTTCCCAGTGAAGGATGCACCTTTTTAAGACTCCTACATCTCTTCAGATTCAAACACTCCAAATTTGGCATCCCCGTGAAATTTGGTGTTTGCATCAGCCTATCAGAGAAGCTGAGATCTAGCCATCGTAGACACGGCAAAAGCTCCTATCAGAACATAGAAAGAAATTgtttaattttcatttatataaaTGTTCAGAAACTAAATAAAGGTGTTTATGAAACTAATATCTTAATTTCATTTAATCACAAACATTATAATTCAAGGACAAACCAAATAGAAAGTATCTCAAATAAAACGGTACCTTTCTTTTTGTCCATAAATCATGCAACAAACTCCACCCGAGATAGAGATGAACAAGCCTTTGGGGTTTAAAATTGTCTGGCAATGACACCCAAGGATATTGCTCCCAGTAAACCCATTGCAAGTTGTTGGACGTACAGAAACTCAATGGAGCCATTGAGAATGTATTTCGAATCAATGGAAGAATGGGGCGAAGAGAAACGGTTTAGCCTACCATCAGCTATGCATAATATCCTAAgccttttcatatttttcatcgCCTCTTTATTAAAGCATATTTGTTCAAAGCAAGTAAACCAAATTGCTTCTATTGTCATGGTTCCCTGGTAAAAAGATCATAAATTAACAAATCATTACTTCAAATGTTATGTACAATAAACATACCGATATCACTATTTGCATAAGGCTATATATAAGACGATAAACACATGACAGTTCAGATAAGAATCTCACAAAAGTGCCACACTTCAAGTTATCttgtaaaatgaaaaagtaCTAATAACTGTCATcttgtaaaatgaaaatatcatacAAATTTCAAGTTAATTCAATGATTTGAAAGCTTGATAAGCATATTAAATGGCTACTAGACTAAATAATGGCTTAATAACataagataaatttatttcaatatatGAAAACCGGAAATTGAATAATGTTGCGTTGTTTAACCTACTCACTGTGTTGTTGACCATAACTTCTTTGAAATCTTCAGTGTGCCATATTCTGCTAGGTTCTCCCgattttttttgcattttcaccACGTATTTACCCATCTCTTGTATTAAGTCATGCATTTCAATAGTATTATTTATAGAGATGAACACAAGAGATTTGTCCATTAAGATACGCAATCCGATATTTGCTCCAGAATAACAGCTCTCAAGAATTTGCATGATATAATCTTTATCTTTCCCTCGAAAGAAGCATGATATATCCAGAAATATATCTTGTTGTATGATATTCAATCTATCATAGCTAATTCTAAGCTTTTCAACAATTTCTGAATTACagttatttttcatttcctcGATAGCACTTCTCCACTCGGTTATGTCCCTCTTATGTAATAAAGAACCCCACACTTTCAAGGCTAAAGGAAGGCCTCTAGCATGATGTACAACCTCCATTGAGAGCTTCTCAAAACATTTGNGCTACAACAAGCACCACGGGCATGGTACAACAAAATTGACTCGTACTTCCTGAGGAATAGATTTGAAAGGAGCGAGAATGAGCCTACGTTGTATGTAAAGAAACAAGGTAGAAGTGATTTTTTGGTAGTTTGTCTCTATGTGGAGGACATGATCTATATGGGGTCATGTGAAACTTTAGTTGCTGAATTTAAATCTTGCATGATGAAGGAGTTTGAAATGTCAGATTTAGGTGTTTTGCAATACTTTCTTGGTCTTCAGGTGGAACAGGTAGAAGATGGTATTTTTGTTTCTCAAACGAAGTATGCAAAAGCCCTCTTGTTCAAGTTCGGTATGCATAATTGTAAAGCGGCTACCACACCCATGAATGcaaatgaaaaatttcagcttGAAGATGGCACAGGTCTCGCTGATCCTAGTCACTAACGAAGCTTGATTGGAGGTTTGAACTACCTAACACATACTCGTCCTGATATTATGTTTTCTGTTggtatgttgtctaggtatatgCATAGTCCTACCAAGCAACATCTTGGTGCTGCCAAAAAAGAGTTTTGCGTTATGTTGCTGGGACAGTTGACTTCGGGATTTGGTACTCCAAAGATGCAGATTTCAGCTTGACAGGATACAGTGATAGTGATTGGGCAGGAAGTATAGATAACAGAAAGAGTACTTCTGGAAATATGTTCAATTTAGGATCTGGAGCGATCTCTTGGAGCTCAAAGAAGCAGGATGTGGTTGCATTATCATCATCGGAAGCAGAATATGTTTCTGTAACTTCAGCAGCTTGTCAAGCCTTATGGTTACGAAGAAAGTTAGTTGATGTTTTCTATCGACAAGAGGGTGCGATAAAAATATTTTGCGATAACAAGGAAACAATTGCAATGACAAAGAATCCGGCTTTTCACAGCAGAACAAAGCACATAGACATCCGTTATCATTTCATTCGTGACCACACAGCAAGAGGTGATATAGAGTTGAAGTTTTGCGGTACCAGGGATCAAATTGCAGATGTTCTCACCAAGGCACTCCCACAAGCCAAGCATGATCAGTTCCGGCAGAAACTTGGAGTTTGTAATTTTGAATCAAGGGGGAGTGTTGAATATTGATCAAAAGTAATTAGAGGTTCCTATTTAGTTGGCAGAGTAACACGTTTGTTAGGAGTCCTAGTTGAGTCAAAGCATATCTCATGTTAGTTGCTAATATTTAGCTTAGTGGATAAGGTTGTGGTTAAGTTAGTGGGTCATGTTTCTCTTAGGTGGTTGAGTCTTAATTCCTATTTAAAGTGTCCTATGTATTTTCGTTATTAACATTAGAAATATAACGTGAAAGTTCTCTACAACTCTTCTTCTATCTTCTTATACgttgtttcttctttctttattctcCAACACAACCTTGGCGGATGTCATATCCTTCTAGATATGCGGCAGCAGTTAAGGCAATCCTCCATCTTTGTACCTTCTCCATTCCCTCAACATCATCCTTATACTTCAATTCACGTTTGGCAAATACTTTTGCAAAGCTCTCTCTTTGGTGACGAACATGTGCTGGATCCACATTATAGAATATCGGTATGactatttgattattttcttccttcttgCATTCCATAATTTTCACTAGTTCATTCAAGCACCACCTCGATGTAGCATAATTCTCTGAAAAAACTACAAGGGCAACTTGAGACTCTTCGATAGCTTTCAAGAGTTCTTCTGTAATCGAATCACCATGCTCTAGCCTTTTATCATCTTGAAAGGTGAATATTCCCCTGTTGTTCAAACCTTCGTACAAGTGACCTGTAAATGTTTTACGAGTATCTTCACCTCTAAAACTCAGAAAGACATCGTACTTCCATCGAGGACAGTACTGTGAATTGCttacaaaagaagaagatggtGCCATGGATCCGATTGGTTGatttgttgaaatttgaaaagaaagataAGAAGGGTGTGGACAGATaaaattgatgatatttgggaCCATTATTGTATACAGGACAACAAATATGAAaagttttcatgaattattgTTATGGGGTCCACAGTAATATGAACACAACACATTTAATATAAGTGGAAATTTCAGTTGAATTGAATAATTGCAAGCTAGGCTTGCACGTTAGCTGCCCATTGTACATATTCATATTCTTTGTTTTTGAccgggtttttttttcaatcttcaatAAATGCAACAAAGTCTAATAGTGGTTCTTTGTCAATGATATTTGTCAATGATAAAGAAATTGCTTGGATATTACCTTATTTTTAGGCTTTACCCGTTATTATATCttacaatttttaaataaacaaaGGCTCATAATTTGTTGAGTataggcttttttttttttatttcgttCTATGTAGATTAATTTTATTAAcggaaaaaatgtcaaaatatctttgaactatTCGAAATAGCTCACATTTATCTTCCATTTGTTTTTGGTATAAAAATACCCTTCTCATCTATTTTTTGGACCACAAATACCCTTACAACATTAGAATGTCCACATAAGCCATTCAGATTGCTGAGATGACAGTCCAGCATGGCAaacaaaggaaagaaaaatgcCCTCGAACTATTagaatgtcacgacccaaacctcGAGTCATGACCTACCATAATCCACCACTAGTAAGTAAGTCAATCCATATTCcaaaacaacaagtaatgggcaCATCGAGTAGAAACAACAaccaacacacaaaaaaaacaaaaacaattataATGAAAGCAGTGGAAGATAAGATCAATTTAATATTACAAACCAAAATGAAAGATCCAATCCCACGGCCTGGAAGTCAcaagtacagagctactaaaaagagtacaagtctCAAAAGTGGACCAAAAATACATACTTGACTCATATACAAAAGATTAGCCACAAACTATATACAGAAGGAGATATGCTGATTCAGGATGCCATAAACCCACCCTCGATCTCAGAATATCCCTATAACATGCTCGAAATCAACTCTAACGATTGGTGCTTGGATCTGCATCAAGAAAATAGATGCAGAAAGTGTAGTATATGTCAccccccgaggctacccccttgacgtaaacacgggacctaggatcacgagtgaccccaagctaaccctgagttggcatatcatagcATACTAGATAAATTTGgaaagagaaatattgtgagaaagcttaaaacatgatataaactaaaatggggaatacccaatactatctgaatatataaactgtgagtttaatgacaactgaaagatcaaactccaagctaaaactgaatctaactcTGTCTGAaagaagcctctaactgactagagatgctgggacatgtccCAGCTACCTTTAGCAAAAGtgaaactaaaaaggaaagactGGATAGAAAACATGtcaatcgtcctcgaagaatgagaactcaccactgatactgctgAATATGGATTGGAAACTGATCTACATGTTATTagaatgctgaggacctgaacatacatcacgagaagatgtagcacagagtatgcgtcagtacttgaaaggtactgagcatgcaggataggataaagctgaacaacatatacataactgaaataaaGCATACTGATCAATGATATAAGATGAACATGAAGAATATACTAACTATGTTGAATgtgaactaaactgaatgcaatgaccaagttcaTAACATACTGAAACTGAATATTGAACTGTAACTGATAACCTGGTCCATGCACTGGAATCTagttgtgggagctactaataaccgacataaaaccacgtgagctaaacgtggagttcgatgtatacgccccatcgagaggacccaatataccttgccaggggtataaaggcatgactggcgtgatcactaaatatggttctcacagaggggacttattaTACgcgggcacgtagttctgggactatgagggtgactaaccctagtccaactcggtattaagcctactcccaatataatgtataaaatacaacataactgaaataaacTGGATTGCTCGAGATTCTGACATGCTAAttaaaaatgcaacattaagtactggtaatgaaacatttgaaaattgatgtatgtatatatgtataaactgacctagcaagtgtaattcatgaactaaacgaatctacacaactagggttctgaatttcatgcaagaatTTAGCAACATGGTTACGAAAatgtaatattctaattaggaTTAATCTAATAGCTAAATCACAGTAATAATAtgaggttttagaaaccctaagtctaaatATAATGAAGGGAATTAAGAATctaattctagggacctaatgagtgaaaggaatccactagtgaaatcccacatacctggtgatgaattccacaaagaaatatttca is part of the Solanum stenotomum isolate F172 chromosome 8, ASM1918654v1, whole genome shotgun sequence genome and encodes:
- the LOC125873885 gene encoding TMV resistance protein N-like, translating into MEVVHHARGLPLALKVWGSLLHKRDITEWRSAIEEMKNNCNSEIVEKLRISYDRLNIIQQDIFLDISCFFRGKDKDYIMQILESCYSGANIGLRILMDKSLVFISINNTIEMHDLIQEMGKYVVKMQKKSGEPSRIWHTEDFKEVMVNNTELLPCLRWLDLSFSDRLMQTPNFTGMPNLECLNLKRCRSLKKVHPSLGNCKKLNKLSLYRCKSLERFPCVNVESLEHLDLEGCLKLDKFPNFFGRMKLELEIKVEGTGIRELPSSIQYLTHITKKHLLGMKNLEAPFTELDLAGMKKLIALPSSIGMLKGLVKLDVSWCLKLESLPEEIGDLENLVNLDASCTRISKPPSSIVRLNKLKFLNFAGQCLEDGVYFVFPQVNEGLRSLEILNLSSCNLIDGGLPEDIGCLSSLKKLDLSKNNFEHLPGSIAQLGALEALYLSYCKRLTQLPEFPEQLDKIDAYWSNDSICNSLFQNISSLQQHDISASDSLSLRAFVSWEENIPSWFHHRGFDKSVSVNLPENWYVRDNFLGFAVCYSGELIDMTAQLISLCDMGPRVSPGSLPYPTIQIGILRFIFSWYLLLAYGIHVRQMGKHQMTMGLLRYVSLEK
- the LOC125873887 gene encoding TMV resistance protein N-like, which produces MVPNIINFICPHPSYLSFQISTNQPIGSMAPSSSFVSNSQYCPRWKYDVFLSFRGEDTRKTFTGHLYEGLNNRGIFTFQDDKRLEHGDSITEELLKAIEESQVALVVFSENYATSRWCLNELVKIMECKKEENNQIVIPIFYNVDPAHVRHQRESFAKVFAKRELKYKDDVEGMEKVQRWRIALTAAAYLEGYDIRQGCVGE